GGCAGCGCTCTTGGCCTTGGTCGCGGATGCGGGACTGGGCTTATTGGAAAAACGATTGGCCGTGAGGAGAGTCTGATGGATGCCGATTGCATTCTGCGTCGGCTGGCTTCGAGGATTCTATCGTTGTCCCTCGTCGGATTGATCGCCTGCGCCCCCCCGAGGTCCTCACGAATCACGATTGGTGCGAAGAACTTCACCGAGCAGGTGGTCCTGGGGGAGATGCTCGCACAGGAGATCGAAGCCGTGACCGGGGAGCAGGTGGACCGGCGTTTCTACCTGGCGGGCAGCTACCTCTGCCAGCAGGCGCTGGTCAGCGGACGCATCGATGGATACGTGGAGTACACAGGGACGGCGTTGACCGCGATCTTGAAGCAGCCACTTCCTCCAGTGGGCCAGCGGGATGAGGCGACGGTTTTTCGTGAGGTCAGCAATTTGTACGCATCAAAGTATCGGGTGAAGGTAGGTCCCGGGCTGGGGTTCGAAGACACGTTCGCGATGGTAGTGCGCGGTGACGATGCGAAACGGCTGGGCGTCAAGACGATCTCGGACGCTGTAAAGACGACTCCCGACCCGAACGGATGGAGGCTCGGGGTGGGCTATGAATTTCAGTCACGGCCGGATGGTTTGCGCGGCCTCGAGGCTACCTACGGACTAAAATTTGCAGGCGACCCTAGAACGATGGATCTAGGACTGCTCTATCGCGCACTGTCGAGCGATCAGGTCGATATGGTGGCGGGCAACTCGACCGACGGGCCGATACGAGCTCTCGGA
This Tunturibacter gelidoferens DNA region includes the following protein-coding sequences:
- a CDS encoding glycine betaine ABC transporter substrate-binding protein; this encodes MDADCILRRLASRILSLSLVGLIACAPPRSSRITIGAKNFTEQVVLGEMLAQEIEAVTGEQVDRRFYLAGSYLCQQALVSGRIDGYVEYTGTALTAILKQPLPPVGQRDEATVFREVSNLYASKYRVKVGPGLGFEDTFAMVVRGDDAKRLGVKTISDAVKTTPDPNGWRLGVGYEFQSRPDGLRGLEATYGLKFAGDPRTMDLGLLYRALSSDQVDMVAGNSTDGPIRALGFVVLEDDKHYFPPYEAVPLIRQDSLLRHPGIQVAMERLAGKVSADEVRGMNYAVDSEHRDVADVVREFRKSKGL